Proteins co-encoded in one Cinclus cinclus chromosome Z, bCinCin1.1, whole genome shotgun sequence genomic window:
- the CDC42SE2 gene encoding CDC42 small effector protein 2: protein MSEFWLCFNCCIAEQPQPKRRRRIDRSMIGEPTNFVHTAHVGSGDLFSGMNSVSSIQNQMQSKGGYGGGISANVQMQLVDTKAG from the exons ATGAGTGAGTTCTGGTTGTGTTTCAACTGCTGTATTGCAGAACAGCCTCAGCCT AAAAGACGACGGCGGATTGATCGAAGCATGATTGGGGAGCCAACGAACTTTGTTCACACAGCTCATGTAGGATCTGGAGACCTATTCAGTGGAATGAATTCA GTCAGCTCAATTCAGAATCAGATGCAATCCAAGGGAGGCTATGGAGGTGGCATATCTGCAAATGTTCAAATGCAGCTCGTAGATACAAAGGCAGGATAG